Within Phaeodactylum tricornutum CCAP 1055/1 chromosome 15, whole genome shotgun sequence, the genomic segment CGTAGCGACCGCGGAATGCTGCGACGGGTGGTACTGTTCCGCGCGAGCATGATTGGGTGCACGGTAGTTGCTGAGTAACGGTACGGGGTTGTTTGGAAGGGCAAAGAGCTTCGCCACATCTCCAATGGGTAGATCGCCGTCTACCGGAACGTTGGGGATAAAGGCAGACGCTAAAGGAAAGCGTTGCAACACTGGTGGATTTGATTGCGTTGTAGGGAGAGGTAGAGCAGTCACCGGAGCCGATTCCGTCGTAGCATGAGAAGAAAAATTGGTAGACGTAGTCGTCACGTCGGAGGCGGTAGTTCCGGCAAACAACAAGGCCACGTCTCCGATCGGCAAGTCCGAGCCGTCATCGGCGCCGTCCAAATGTTGGTCcttactcactgtcacggGGTCCACTGATACCGTGATACCAGCGGCCCGGAGCAAATTTCGGTGCAGGATGCTCGACGGATCGTTGGATGAGGAGGAATGCTGTTGGTTGCGGGCAGTGGAGAGGGATTGCAAGGCCCGCCGAACGTCAATAGTGGCGTGTACGGGAATAGGCGTCCCCACGATTCCCATCCCAATTCCACCGAGAAACTCGACACGCCCCGTGACGTATAAACAGAGCGCGTCCGGTGGTGTCCGGGTGCCGGGTGCGGGTATTTTGTGTTGTTGACGCAACAGGGCCGTCGACGAGACGACCCAGGACGTAATGCGGACGACGCAACCGCGTGACAGTTGTGGATTGACCTGATTGTGGAGACTTTGCTTCtcttgtggttgttgttgacgcGACTGGAAACTGTCGGGAAGAACGGCTTCGTCTCCCGGAACGACGAGAATGAGAGCGCTGCCGTCCGATGCGTCAAACCACAAACGACCGGAAGGTTGCTGTCGGTGCAGATTTCCGACTTGCACCAGTTTAGGCTTGGAGTGCGGTACTGGTGGAGTCTGTATCGGAGAAGCCTGATCCGGAGGTGGTCTCGGTGGGGTGCACTCTCCAAGAATGGCACGAGAGACGGTGTTGGTAATCCACGGCGAAATCGCGTTGTTACCCGCAAACAAGGAACTCATACGGGCAATCActatttttgttgttgaggGTGCTGCTTCTGATACTTTTACTACTACTGGTTCTACCGGCAACGATAACACTGCTAACCATGCCGTACGAAACAGAATACCTATCGCCTTTCGAGAATACCTGGCTCTTGGGTAGCCAAAGAACCATGGTCGACTCCTTCGGACAACTCGATGTTTTTCGTCTCGGTACCGTAACCGTGTCACTGTCCAACGATCGGTATTTACATAGCCTGATATGACAAACATTACTATATATGGAGACACTCTAGAGATATCTGAAAGTCGCTTTACAGTCTAAAACGAAATCGTCAGTCGACTCACGACTGCTAAGTGAGTAAGAACCAAGTTCTCGTTCTCAGAACCCAGTTCGGTTTGGGGGCACCCGAACATACTTTGGTACATTGGTAGGTTGACTGCGAcaaccaatccaaaaccgATCGAGAGGTTCGACCACCTACACAATCGCTTACCTTCACACCATTCCACCCTGCAGTGATAGCGTCGTCACCCACGACACACGTATTACACACAGAACCCACACTCCCCGCTAGTATTCCCATGACGCCGGCACCGACAATGGCGGCGACGACAACGCCCGGTGAAGGGGACTCTGATGCGGTGCACACGGGATTTGCGGAGTTGCCCTGGCAGGTGCACAAGTTCGGGGGCACTTCCGTCGCGACGGCGGAATGTTTCCTCGCCGTCGCCCGTGTTCTGGAGCACGAGTTGGAGATTGACCCCGTACATTCTTGCATCGCTATTGTAGTCTCTGCCGTGGGGGGAAAGCCCAAGGTTACCGACTTGCTCCTGGACACCGTCAAGGCGGCGGCGCAGCGGGATGCGCAGGGCGTCGACAGCCTCCTAGAGGTTGTTCTCCAAAAGCACCACGACTGCCTCGCCGCGCTCTTCGTCAAGGAACCTAGCGAACGCGATCGACTCATGGAGATCATTCAGGGAGATATTATTGACATTCGGGATATTCTCAAAACGGTCGCCCTCATGAAATGGCAAGCCGCCCGCATCTCCGAACTCGTTTCGGGATACGGCGAGCTCTGGTCGGCACAAATTCTTACCGCTTTGATGCGACTGCGTGTGCAAACGAACGTGGAAGCTCTACGGAACTCATCCACACCGACTCTGGAAGACGACGGACTCGCCCATTCACATCGGAGAGAGTACGTCTACCTCGACGCGCGGAGGGTCATTACGgttgacgaagaagccatcCACAACGGCGCCGTCGTTTGGGAACTCTCGCAAGAGAAACTGGACCGAGTCTATCGAGAGGAATTACAGAAACTCCCCCAAGCCGCGATTTTGCATTTCGTTATTACTGGATACGTCGCCAGCAACACGGAAGGAGTCGCCACAACCTTACAACGTGACGGTTCCGATTACTCCGCCGCCATTATGGGACGACTTCTGCAGGCACACAAAATCACCATTTGGACCGATGTGGACGGGGTACTCTCGGCCGATCCTCGACGTGTCCCCCTGGCGCAAATCCTGCCCGAAGTCTCCTACACCGAAGCCATGGAATTGGCCTACTTTGGCGCCAAGGTCATTCACCCCAAAACCATGCAGCCCGCTATTTCCAGCTCACCACAGATTCCTATTTTCATTCGAAATACCTTCAATCCGAGTTTCCGAGGTACCCGCATTTACGCACCCGGTCTCAACAAGGACAAGGACAAGGTGGTGACGGGATTTAGCAGTGTCGAAGATATGGCGCTCCTCAACGTGGAAGGATCCGGACTCGTCGGTGTCTTGGGCGTCGATCGACGGCTCTTTGCCACACTCGAACGGATCGGCGTCAACGTCGTCCTTATTTCACAAGGCTCCTCCGAACACTCCGTCACCTTTGCCACCAAGGAGAGCCAAGCCAACAGCGCCAAACTCGccattgaagaagaattccGCCGCGAATTGCTCCAGCACCGCATTTCTAAAATCGAAATCCAGGCGCCCTGCTCCATTCTTGCTGCCGTCGGTGACAACATGGCGCTCACGACAGGCGTAGCCGGCCGCTTCTTTTCTGCTCTCGGCGACGCTAAAATTAACATTCTCGCCATTGCCCAGGGTTCCTCGGAACGCAACATCTCCGCCGTCGTACTCACTTCGGAATCGTCCCGGGCCCTGCGTGCCGTCCACGCGGCCTTTCGCCTCTCACATTCCACCGTACGTGTCGCCATTGTCGGTATGAATGAATTGGGAATTTCGCTACTCAAGTTGCTGGAATCGCAAAGATCATCCCTTCGATCGACTTTCGATATCGATCTACAAGTGTGCACTATTTTGTCCGACAGCACCAGTCCGCAGCTTATCACATTGCTCAACGACCGCGATGGCGGCGCAGAATCTATCACGATGAACGGCTTCAACCGGGCCAGTGGTGGTTCCAATTCTCTATTGCTCGGGGCTCCGGCGACAAATGCTTCGCAGACGTCCTTTCGCGACGACGAAACGACTTTTCTGGAAGACGGCGGCCGGGACGTCCTGCTCAACCGCCTCATTCGCAACGAATGCCCGAGTCACGTGATTTTCGATTgtaccaacgacgaagaattgggTCAGTCGCATGCCGCATGGTTGCGCGCCGGCGTCAACGTCGTGACAGCCAACAACACGGGTATTTCGGGACCTGCGGCGCAGCGCGAAGAAATCGCGGAAGCCGAACGAGCCCAAGGAAAGAATGGCGCCAAGTACCTACGCGAAGTTACCGTTGGTGGCGGCTTGCCAGTTATTAATACGCTACGGTCACTACTCCATTCGGGAGACAAGATTCGTCGTATCGACGGTATCTTGTCCGTGAGTCTCTCGTTCATTATGTTTCGCATTTCTCCGGCGACTGATATTGCGAAATGCAGTGAATTTGACCAAATGTCGAGTAAGGGTGCCTTTCACGAGGACCGGTCCATGTCACCCACTGCAACTTTGACAAAAGCGTGCAGTTTTAGTCAAGCCGTGAAAGAAGCCATCGCGCTCGGATTGATGGAAGAAGACCCGACCAAGGATTTGAACAACGAATACACGTCTCGTGTGCTCATGGTGCTGGCGAAAGAATTGAATATGGACAAAGGTGTGGAAGTGAGCGATATTCGCGATTCCAgcgacaagcttttggaattgATTTGCGGCGAGACGGTGGATTACACCAAGTTTTCGCCCGCAGTGGATGAGCTAGTACAGGCACGGGTGGATGCCGCTAAATCTCGCGGTTGTGTGCTCCGTCACATTGCAAGCGTGGATGTCAAGGCCAAGGAGCTCTCCATTAAAGTTGTAGAAGTTCCGGAACACCATGTTCTAGCCGTGACACCCCCGAGTTGCGAATGTGTGCGGTTCTTCACCCACCGTCACCAGCGCTACCCTCTAATTGTGCAAGGACCTAGTGCTGGTGCCGACTCGACCGCAAGTGCTCTCTTAGCCGAACTACTACAGCTTATGCGGGGACAATCGTCGCCACGGTCGGTGGCTCTGTCGCGGACTGGTTCGGGTGCGGTACTGAAACCAGATCAGGTGTCTACAAAGTGAACTTACAATTAAATGCTAGCAAGCAAATCGTTTTTGTTGAAAGTCgccttcactgtcagatttttctttcgagaTGAGTAGCTCCCTCTAGCCTCTcacgacgagaacgatttTTTTGGCGACCCGGACGAAAACGACCGCTCCGGTCGTACTTGTTGGTGCTGGCTGTGCAGAGCGTTCACAGAGAAACAGCACAATTTTAAAGAAAGAAGCAATGCAACTAAGCCTCGGATAGAGAACACTAGAGAGCATTGCAACCTCGATAAGTCTCGCAGTTCATGTTCAGTGGTTCCTCTTTGCATCGAGCTTCAGCCTTGAACGGCAAATAGCAGCAAAGGGCGGGACTGCAAATTTCGGTACACTCTATGATGTCACCCATATCGTCCAATGCACACACCTCGTCGACTTGAACTTGAAGCACTAGGTCAACCGAAGGGGAATATGTTGCACCTTGACCTGGATTAAGTTCGACGGATGACTGGGTAGGAGAAGTAGTTTCAGGATTGGCCGAAGGACTTTGGTCAACACTGTCTTCGTCCCCTGATACTCCCTGCCCAACCTCGTTTTTGGTCGGTTCCTCATCCAGTACAGAACAAGAGCTGAGATATTCCGTACAATATGCTTGGTTCGATGAAAGACAGGACAATGGCAGAGAACTTTGGAATCCACAGCAGTCAGCGGCTTCGCAAATCATTTCACAAGCGGTTCTCCCCAGAGCTGATGCAACACCTGCGACGCTGCATTTGGTATCGATGTCACTCGGTGGTGCAGGTAGCACGGTCTGCGAAGGATAGCTCCGcacggaagaggaagattCATCGGATCGCTTATTCCCCAATCTCGCGGTCGCGGCAACTATCAAAACGGCTGCAAAGATCATTGGAACCAAAATTTGATACCTCCGCCGTCGTTGGAAGTCTCTCTGTTCAGAATTTGGGTCGATAATTTCTTCCAAATAGTTTAATTCATCTTGTGCCTCAAGCGTTAAAGGATCAGTGATTGCTAAGGCGTCCGAAGATTGAGCGAAAGTTACTTCCTGTTCGATGGCTGGATCGTACACTGACCGCGATCGTCGAGATTTGCGTCCCATGTCGGGCTCGGGCTCAATTTATAGTGTCAGCCTAGCTGAATCTACGGAGCTACAGGAACCACACAAGGAAGCCTGAACAATCCCCAAGTATGTTGAAAGTAGGTTCATTCCAGAGTGGTGATTACAGTTTGAGATTCACAAATTTCCATCGTTCACTGACAATTACATCAATGCATCTAATGCGCGCGCCGAGACTCTGGGACGGATGACTTTTGAAATATCTTTCGATGACCCAGATTAAGGACAGACCAGCTTTTACAGTGGAAAAGACATTTCACAAAGCAACATGATAAAGTACAGGCGCCCAATAATTTCCCCGTCTCGAGCCCACTTCCCATCCAATTCGCCGACCATGACAACTTGACAGGGGTTCGAACAGTACAGCAACAGCGCCACACCTTTTGCACGTTGAACAGTCTGTGATAGTCTACGAGGATAGACTCAAATTTTACTCGTAAACTCACGAGTTTATAAACGGTCGACTTGATTCAATCATGGccaaggcttcttccaaaaaagcaTCTGCAGGTGGGTAGCCCCGTTCCCATCATGATAGTCTGACTATATTTGAAAGAGTCTCAATTCCATTTTCCGGATGCAGCAAGCGCGGCCGCGGCGAAGCTTTACCGGCCGCTAATCATAGGGATTGACGTCATGTACTGTCTGATGCGATGGCAACGGAACGGATTTGATATCTCGCTTTTGGAGGGAGTCTTTTTGTTCTGCATACTTGGTCTGCAATATTTTTCCTACGTTGGAATTATAGAGAACGCTGTGAATAGGTCATCATCTGATAAGAGCTTGGTGGGAGGTTCGTCTCTGGATCTTTTAGGCGCAACTGTCGTGATTCAATTCGGCAGCTTCTTTTTCAGCAAAAGATTTTATTGGCTTTTGTTCGCAATCCCGCCTTGGGGGGCATGGTCCGT encodes:
- a CDS encoding predicted protein produces the protein MSSLFAGNNAISPWITNTVSRAILGECTPPRPPPDQASPIQTPPVPHSKPKLVQVGNLHRQQPSGRLWFDASDGSALILVVPGDEAVLPDSFQSRQQQPQEKQSLHNQVNPQLSRGCVVRITSWVVSSTALLRQQHKIPAPGTRTPPDALCLYVTGRVEFLGGIGMGIVGTPIPVHATIDVRRALQSLSTARNQQHSSSSNDPSSILHRNLLRAAGITVSVDPVTVSKDQHLDGADDGSDLPIGDVALLFAGTTASDVTTTSTNFSSHATTESAPVTALPLPTTQSNPPVLQRFPLASAFIPNVPVDGDLPIGDVAKLFALPNNPVPLLSNYRAPNHARAEQYHPSQHSAVATDRAPGHCGTAASGLAALNPAQLQTLFSNVNAAAQAQASARAGMRSDEYTPEPNMVPSDDGIEESEAEVGDDSEPEDEDDDLGIDNMLVSPEEEALDNHNTMRSIAPIGNDLALPVGKTATMQWDETIATSTTVPTIDMPPLESFRTHLEEVPAVENESDNEYLETQQEEVFATQMPLEEPQHTEADSEDDTNLETQPDPCMFATQQPNEPEETDQITTSPRVSVFLGNETSLEPDDGAGWPTVRVATETATQNPGPPTCGAILSQICQAFDNGGLATACRQSQTDPVDRLLQKSATRR
- a CDS encoding bifunctional aspartokinase (Aspartate kinase () (AK) catalyzes the phosphorylation of aspartate. The product of this reaction can then be used in the biosynthesis of lysine or in the pathway leading to homoserine, which participates in the biosynthesis of threonine, isoleucine and methionine. Homoserine dehydrogenase () (HDh) catalyzes NAD-dependent reduction of aspartate beta-semialdehyde into homoserine. This reaction is the third step in a pathway leading from aspartate to homoserine. The latter participates in the biosynthesis of threonine and then isoleucine as well as in that of methioni; AK-HD 2; AK-HSDH 2), whose protein sequence is MTPAPTMAATTTPGEGDSDAVHTGFAELPWQVHKFGGTSVATAECFLAVARVLEHELEIDPVHSCIAIVVSAVGGKPKVTDLLLDTVKAAAQRDAQGVDSLLEVVLQKHHDCLAALFVKEPSERDRLMEIIQGDIIDIRDILKTVALMKWQAARISELVSGYGELWSAQILTALMRLQYVYLDARRVITVDEEAIHNGAVVWELSQEKLDRVYREELQKLPQAAILHFVITGYVASNTEGVATTLQRDGSDYSAAIMGRLLQAHKITIWTDVDGVLSADPRRVPLAQILPEVSYTEAMELAYFGAKVIHPKTMQPAISSSPQIPIFIRNTFNPSFRGTRIYAPGLNKDKDKVVTGFSSVEDMALLNVEGSGLVGVLGVDRRLFATLERIGVNVVLISQGSSEHSVTFATKESQANSAKLAIEEEFRRELLQHRISKIEIQAPCSILAAVGDNMALTTGVAGRFFSALGDAKINILAIAQGSSERNISAVVLTSESSRALRAVHAAFRLSHSTVRVAIVGMNELGISLLKLLESQRSSLRSTFDIDLQVCTIFGGSNSLLLGAPATNASQTSFRDDETTFLEDGGRDVLLNRLIRNECPSHVIFDCTNDEELGQSHAAWLRAGVNVVTANNTGISGPAAQREEIAEAERAQGKNGAKYLREVTVGGGLPVINTLRSLLHSGDKIRRIDGILSVSLSFIMFRISPATDIAKCTVKEAIALGLMEEDPTKDLNNEYTSRVLMVLAKELNMDKGVEVSDIRDSSDKLLELICGETVDYTKFSPAVDELVQARVDAAKSRGCVLRHIASVDVKAKELSIKVVEVPEHHVLAVTPPSCECVRFFTHRHQRYPLIVQGPSAGADSTASALLAELLQL
- a CDS encoding predicted protein — encoded protein: MGRKSRRSRSVYDPAIEQEVTFAQSSDALAITDPLTLEAQDELNYLEEIIDPNSEQRDFQRRRRYQILVPMIFAAVLIVAATARLGNKRSDESSSSVRSYPSQTVLPAPPSDIDTKCSVAGVASALGRTACEMICEAADCCGFQSSLPLSCLSSNQAYCTEYLSSCSVLDEEPTKNEVGQGVSGDEDSVDQSPSANPETTSPTQSSVELNPGQGATYSPSVDLVLQVQVDEVCALDDMGDIIECTEICSPALCCYLPFKAEARCKEEPLNMNCETYRGCNAL